The following proteins come from a genomic window of Rutidosis leptorrhynchoides isolate AG116_Rl617_1_P2 chromosome 10, CSIRO_AGI_Rlap_v1, whole genome shotgun sequence:
- the LOC139871792 gene encoding ras-related protein RABA2a-like: MARRPDDEYDYLFKVVLIGDSGVGKSNLLSRFTRNEFCLESKSTIGVEFATRTLKVEGRTIKAQIWDTAGQERYRAITSAYYRGALGALLVYDVTKPTTFENVSRWLKELRDHADANIVIMLIGNKTDLKHLRAVAVEDAQSFAEREGLSFIETSALEAVNVEKSFQTILGEIYRIISKKSISAGDTGPASIKQGETLVVGAQDANTKKACCSST, translated from the exons ATGGCAAGAAGACCGGATGATGAATATGATTACTTATTCAAAGTAGTTTTGATTGGCGATTCAGGTGTTGGTAAATCTAATCTTCTTTCTCGATTCACCAGAAATGAGTTTTGTTTAGAATCTAAATCTACAATTGGCGTTGAATTCGCTACTCGTACTCtca AGGTTGAAGGAAGGACGATAAAGGCTCAGATATGGGACACAGCAGGGCAAGAGCGATACAGGGCAATAACCAGTGCATATTACAGGGGTGCCCTGGGGGCACTTTTGGTCTATGATGTCACCAAACCAACAACCTTTGAAAATGTGAGCAGGTGGTTAAAGGAATTAAGGGACCATGCAGATGCCAACATTGTGATCATGCTTATTGGTAACAAAACGGATCTGAAACATCTTAGGGCTGTTGCTGTAGAAGATGCACAAAGTTTTGCAGAAAGAGAAGGCCTTTCGTTCATTGAGACATCTGCTTTAGAAGCTGTAAATGTCGAGAAGTCGTTTCAGACGATTCTTGGTGAGATTTATCGAATTATCAGCAAGAAATCGATATCTGCTGGAGACACGGGTCCCGCTAGCATCAAACAGGGTGAGACTCTTGTTGTTGGTGCACAAGATGCCAATACAAAGAAGGCTTGTTGTTCTTCCACCTAA
- the LOC139871791 gene encoding C-type lectin receptor-like tyrosine-protein kinase At1g52310 isoform X1 has protein sequence MEGMLTGFVGIWFLAACLMHAFECSNAVSNNSFLVVASRNESHNEVQCPYGWVTGPNEKMCFKYNENSQSWNESENGCTSYHSSLAALTSLADLIFVQDLCSNATAGNECWVGGISTRNSSTMNWKWSDDSYKWNGTLFTVVTQDLKSSCTNSSCFDYYKDESASLCTMLTSRSTSLVADRCNGSRPSICMILAENRCQHMHCHKEYLIILAVVSGLILFTTFAVVIWLLVYKRSKRRKRSRKLSNPAELALVSPSWKIFTREELRSITKNFSEGNRLIGDAKTGGTYSGLLPDGSKVAVKRLKRSTFQRKKEFYSEIGRVARLCHPNLVPVKGCCYDHGDRYIVYEFVVQGPLDKWLHHIPLGGRTLDWTMRMKVATTLAQGIAFLHDKVKPQVVHRDIRASNVLLDEDFDAHLMGVGLSKFVPWEVMHSRTVMAGGTHGYLAPEFVYKNELTTKSDVYSFGVLLLEIISGRRPATQGVDSVGWQSIFEWATPLVQAHRYLELLDPVISASSSTSPSRTPEAGVVQKVVDLVYSCTQHVPSMRPRMSHVVHQLQQLAA, from the exons ATGGAAGGGATGCTGACTGGTTTTGTGGGAATATGGTTTCTGGCTGCTTGTTTGATGCACGCATTTGAATGTTCGAACGCG GTATCAAATAATTCGTTTTTGGTAGTTGCTTCTCGTAATGAAAGTCACAATGAAG TACAATGTCCTTATGGTTGGGTAACGGGACCAAATGAGAAGATGTGCTTTAAATACAATGAAAATTCTCAGTCCTGGAACGAGTCAGAAAACGGCTGTACAAGTTACCATAGTTCGCTTGCAGCGTTAACATCATTAGCCGACTTAATATTTGTTCAAGATTTGTGTAGTAATGCAACAGCCGGTAACGAATGCTGGGTTGGTGGTATAAGTACTAGGAATAGTAGTACGATGAACTGGAAATGGTCTGATGATAGTTATAAGTGGAATGGAACTCTTTTTACTGTGGTCACACAAGATTTAAAGTCCAGTTGCACCAACTCTTCGTGCTTTGACTATTACAAGGATGAGTCAGCATCTCTGTGTACTATGTTGACTAGTAGATCGACGTCTCTTGTGGCTGACAGATGCAATGGTTCCCGTCCTTCTATATGCATGATTCTTGCAG AGAATAGATGTCAGCATATGCACTGCCACAAGGAATATCTCATAATACTCGCTGTCGTGAGTGGATTAATTCTCTTCACTACGTTCGCTGTTGTGATATGGCTTCTCGTTTACAAACGGAGCAAAAGACGAAAAAGATCTCGAAAACTATCTAATCCTGCTGAGTTGGCATTAGTTTCTCCATCATGGAAAATATTCACCCGTGAGGAACTAAGATCAATTACAAAGAACTTCAGTGAAGGTAACCGTCTTATTGGGGATGCTAAGACAGGTGGCACGTATAGTGGGCTTTTGCCAGATGGATCAAAGGTGGCGGTTAAAAGGTTAAAAAGGTCTACTTTCCAAAGGAAGAAAGAATTTTACTCGGAAATCGGTAGGGTCGCAAGGCTATGTCATCCAAATTTGGTGCCTGTGAAAGGATGCTGTTATGATCATGGTGATCGGTATATTGTGTACGAGTTTGTGGTTCAAGGGCCTCTTGATAAATGGTTACATCATATTCCGTTGGGCGGTAGAACGCTCGATTGGACCATGAGGATGAAAGTTGCTACGACTCTTGCACAGGGGATCGC GTTCTTGCATGACAAAGTAAAGCCACAAGTGGTGCACCGTGACATTCGTGCAAGCAACGTACTCCTCGACGAAGATTTCGACGCGCATCTAATGGGCGTTGGGTTATCAAAGTTTGTACCATGGGAAGTTATGCATAGTAGAACTGTAATGGCAGGTGGGACCCACGGATACCTCGCACCAGAGTTtgtttacaaaaacgaattgaccACAAAGAGCGATGTCTACAGCTTTGGGGTTTTACTACTAGAAATAATAAGCGGGCGTAGACCAGCTACTCAAGGCGTTGATTCAGTAGGATGGCAAAGTATATTTGAGTGGGCCACACCACTTGTTCAAGCGCACCGTTACTTAGAACTACTTGATCCTGTGATTTCGGCATCTTCTTCCACATCACCATCTCGAACACCTGAAGCTGGAGTTGTCCAAAAAGTGGTCGATCTCGTGTATTCATGTACCCAACATGTACCATCGATGCGTCCTAGAATGTCTCATGTGGTCCATCAGTTGCAGCAGTTGGCAGCTTAG
- the LOC139871791 gene encoding C-type lectin receptor-like tyrosine-protein kinase At1g52310 isoform X2 — protein sequence MLTGFVGIWFLAACLMHAFECSNAVSNNSFLVVASRNESHNEVQCPYGWVTGPNEKMCFKYNENSQSWNESENGCTSYHSSLAALTSLADLIFVQDLCSNATAGNECWVGGISTRNSSTMNWKWSDDSYKWNGTLFTVVTQDLKSSCTNSSCFDYYKDESASLCTMLTSRSTSLVADRCNGSRPSICMILAENRCQHMHCHKEYLIILAVVSGLILFTTFAVVIWLLVYKRSKRRKRSRKLSNPAELALVSPSWKIFTREELRSITKNFSEGNRLIGDAKTGGTYSGLLPDGSKVAVKRLKRSTFQRKKEFYSEIGRVARLCHPNLVPVKGCCYDHGDRYIVYEFVVQGPLDKWLHHIPLGGRTLDWTMRMKVATTLAQGIAFLHDKVKPQVVHRDIRASNVLLDEDFDAHLMGVGLSKFVPWEVMHSRTVMAGGTHGYLAPEFVYKNELTTKSDVYSFGVLLLEIISGRRPATQGVDSVGWQSIFEWATPLVQAHRYLELLDPVISASSSTSPSRTPEAGVVQKVVDLVYSCTQHVPSMRPRMSHVVHQLQQLAA from the exons ATGCTGACTGGTTTTGTGGGAATATGGTTTCTGGCTGCTTGTTTGATGCACGCATTTGAATGTTCGAACGCG GTATCAAATAATTCGTTTTTGGTAGTTGCTTCTCGTAATGAAAGTCACAATGAAG TACAATGTCCTTATGGTTGGGTAACGGGACCAAATGAGAAGATGTGCTTTAAATACAATGAAAATTCTCAGTCCTGGAACGAGTCAGAAAACGGCTGTACAAGTTACCATAGTTCGCTTGCAGCGTTAACATCATTAGCCGACTTAATATTTGTTCAAGATTTGTGTAGTAATGCAACAGCCGGTAACGAATGCTGGGTTGGTGGTATAAGTACTAGGAATAGTAGTACGATGAACTGGAAATGGTCTGATGATAGTTATAAGTGGAATGGAACTCTTTTTACTGTGGTCACACAAGATTTAAAGTCCAGTTGCACCAACTCTTCGTGCTTTGACTATTACAAGGATGAGTCAGCATCTCTGTGTACTATGTTGACTAGTAGATCGACGTCTCTTGTGGCTGACAGATGCAATGGTTCCCGTCCTTCTATATGCATGATTCTTGCAG AGAATAGATGTCAGCATATGCACTGCCACAAGGAATATCTCATAATACTCGCTGTCGTGAGTGGATTAATTCTCTTCACTACGTTCGCTGTTGTGATATGGCTTCTCGTTTACAAACGGAGCAAAAGACGAAAAAGATCTCGAAAACTATCTAATCCTGCTGAGTTGGCATTAGTTTCTCCATCATGGAAAATATTCACCCGTGAGGAACTAAGATCAATTACAAAGAACTTCAGTGAAGGTAACCGTCTTATTGGGGATGCTAAGACAGGTGGCACGTATAGTGGGCTTTTGCCAGATGGATCAAAGGTGGCGGTTAAAAGGTTAAAAAGGTCTACTTTCCAAAGGAAGAAAGAATTTTACTCGGAAATCGGTAGGGTCGCAAGGCTATGTCATCCAAATTTGGTGCCTGTGAAAGGATGCTGTTATGATCATGGTGATCGGTATATTGTGTACGAGTTTGTGGTTCAAGGGCCTCTTGATAAATGGTTACATCATATTCCGTTGGGCGGTAGAACGCTCGATTGGACCATGAGGATGAAAGTTGCTACGACTCTTGCACAGGGGATCGC GTTCTTGCATGACAAAGTAAAGCCACAAGTGGTGCACCGTGACATTCGTGCAAGCAACGTACTCCTCGACGAAGATTTCGACGCGCATCTAATGGGCGTTGGGTTATCAAAGTTTGTACCATGGGAAGTTATGCATAGTAGAACTGTAATGGCAGGTGGGACCCACGGATACCTCGCACCAGAGTTtgtttacaaaaacgaattgaccACAAAGAGCGATGTCTACAGCTTTGGGGTTTTACTACTAGAAATAATAAGCGGGCGTAGACCAGCTACTCAAGGCGTTGATTCAGTAGGATGGCAAAGTATATTTGAGTGGGCCACACCACTTGTTCAAGCGCACCGTTACTTAGAACTACTTGATCCTGTGATTTCGGCATCTTCTTCCACATCACCATCTCGAACACCTGAAGCTGGAGTTGTCCAAAAAGTGGTCGATCTCGTGTATTCATGTACCCAACATGTACCATCGATGCGTCCTAGAATGTCTCATGTGGTCCATCAGTTGCAGCAGTTGGCAGCTTAG